In one Plasmodium reichenowi strain SY57 chromosome 7, whole genome shotgun sequence genomic region, the following are encoded:
- a CDS encoding eukaryotic translation initiation factor 3 37.28 kDa subunit, putative, which produces LYECSGAVYNSDVTYDSKRIVCSSAANKVYLFDVYTGEPLKIIEENGPVRFVEFNKDPLNQDKIVVAHDRLKSDHKRSIKLYDLKSDNLIWKQDHESRCIQVRWCFFDKLILSAHENGEIVVWNAEDGHLIRKFQAHSKEVTNLSFDKDRMLMLSSSLDGTAKLRDGVNFEIINEYKTDRPLNTCDISPLFKNENNPKNHIILAGGQAAEHVTTTASGEGKFQTLLYDIIHSNELGSIKGHFGPVHSIKFLPHGDGFVSGGEDGFARIYHFDNDYF; this is translated from the coding sequence GATTATATGAATGTAGTGGGGCTGTGTATAACTCAGATGTGACATATGACAGTAAGAGAATTGTGTGTTCGTCTGCTGCAAACAAggtttatttatttgatgTATATACAGGAGAAcctttaaaaataattgaAGAAAATGGTCCAGTGAGATTTGTGGAATTTAATAAGGATCCATTAAATCAGGATAAAATAGTGGTAGCACATGATAGATTAAAATCAGATCACAAAAGATCgattaaattatatgatttaaAAAGTGACAATTTAATATGGAAGCAGGATCATGAGAGTAGATGTATACAAGTTCGATGGTGTTTTTTTGATAAACTTATATTATCAGCACATGAAAATGGGGAGATAGTTGTATGGAATGCAGAAGATGGACATCTGATTCGAAAATTCCAAGCACATTCAAAAGAAGTTACAAATTTATCATTTGATAAAGATAGAATGTTAATGTTAAGTTCATCTTTAGATGGAACGGCAAAATTAAGAGATGGTGTAAATTTtgaaattataaatgaatataaaacaGACAGACCATTAAATACATGTGATATTTCACCTCTTTtcaaaaatgaaaataatccaaaaaatcatattattcttGCTGGAGGACAAGCAGCTGAACATGTCACAACCACTGCTTCAGGAGAAGGAAAATTTCAAACACTTCTTTATGATATTATACATTCAAATGAATTAGGAAGTATAAAAGGACATTTCGGACCAGTCCATTCAATCAAATTTTTACCTCATGGTGATGGTTTTGTATCAGGTGGAGAAGATGGATTTGCAAGaatttatcattttgaCAATGATTATTTT
- a CDS encoding drug metabolite transporter, putative → MKNEIIFCTTFILFLISYCFQPLLIDIIKYNGCGNSSTFIFLIPHYLSMIVVGFLPKKQKLMECQWMKIFFVSLLDVVNQVLKKIGLIYAGSSLYIIIDSCTLIFTAMWRKLLLNKKINHIQLLGILLITFGIAIKSNNLKIEINKEEIIGIVLIFLSNILMGLTFVLNEKYMHQMEGQNIVCLMGLFCFGFIFIWTLIWTIPNFEHLIINNIKKKQGNIQTIGLSFFFLFLFNFITSSTLWYIMKISGSLSIGILKGLKVAIIFLFSHIFFCKYDPKQCLTFHSSLSVFFCILGVLIYSYNEYLLLVTSKFYLPKKAKLML, encoded by the coding sequence atgaaaaatgaaattatattttgtacGACATTTATACTATTTTTGATCAGTTATTGTTTTCAACCTCTTTTAATTGacattataaaatataatggGTGTGGTAATTCAAGTacctttatttttttaattccACATTATTTATCAATGATTGTTGTAGGTTTTCTTCCTAAGAAACAGAAATTAATGGAATGCCAATGGATGAAAATATTCTTTGTTTCTTTATTAGATGTAGTTAATCAAGTGCTAAAAAAAATAGGATTAATTTATGCTGGCTCGTcgttatatattattatagaCAGCTGTACTTTAATATTTACAGCAATGTGGAGAAAacttttattaaataaaaaaatcaaTCATATTCAATTATTAGgaattttattaattacCTTTGGTATTGCCATAAAatcaaataatttaaagattgaaattaataaagaagaaattattGGTATTGTCCTTATATTTCTTagtaatattttaatgGGATTAACATTTGTgttaaatgaaaaatatatgcatCAAATGGAAGGACAAAATATTGTCTGTTTAATGGGACTCTTCTGTTTCggatttatttttatatggaCACTTATATGGACCATACCAAATTTCGAacatttaattataaataatataaaaaaaaaacaaggGAATATACAAACTATTGGActtagttttttttttcttttcctatttaattttattaccTCCTCTACCTTGTGgtatattatgaaaattaGTGGCTCCTTGTCTATTGGTATTTTGAAAGGACTCAAAGTAGctatcatttttttattcagtcatatttttttttgtaaatatgATCCAAAACAATGTTTAACTTTTCATTCCTCCTTATcagtttttttttgtattcTAGGAGTCctaatatattcttataacGAATACCTTTTGTTAGTCACCAGCAAGTTCTATTTACCCAAAAAAGCAAAATTgatgttataa
- a CDS encoding hypothetical protein (conserved Plasmodium protein, unknown function) — YNKIHEILFIEEDDFYYNYDEHNVYVRKKFSPNLLFHPLIYTIDCAYFNFLLSFISERKSSDSSFCFLPKEELKTNESINCGDDTKCCQNVINNHPFGNYNFKESDHSHNLHTQKKLPEQAIIKKRKKKIIKKIKKKITYIYDNDYNFKQNFIITKEEYANICKEFSKVYDIKKYIDDQSDELYNFYRKERCAGKVDNTNGENIPNGENIPNGENIPNGENIPNGANEPSEPNEPNEPSEPNEPNEPSEPNEPSEPNEPSEPNEPSEPNIPNEPYDKNRMLYFDDKKEIIDMEQSRYDMKRLYEFSLENKIYMIDNNLNEKIKTYNGDITNIKSHAIVLFANNNYRYSKDICNNLFSSSLMKLEEEERFEIKNKKSGEVYLTNSYDNIHKYILHIMLPKYNSKFILATHNTMNLCIYEILYVCFEKKIETLTIPIINFHMFFPINIFLLTLLKSIRSLIMIPQFYNTIKSIIFVTKSNHIYFLLLKYMSIFFPRNNQEKYLSTNISIVGNKYGAIDVRNRSIRIFKSLRRIRRKKKYNQMGNVENVNKMENVKNVDNTNNVDNTNNVDNTNNVDNTNNVDNTNYMNNNIVVQEKLHLSDGKQFHSDDYKFNIYEKEKKNDFENYSYNKSLSSSSYTSKNSMSYETSDESSHSISLSSSHISYSSSSCSTIFKHGDTDFINLKDEKESHKNFFHLNQIERKEDLNLENCIRLAYMYDKKKKFEELKKYYFIYEYGLDQLGRHTIVINFVHFPLVYDNHLLFFYLIFYFNNIMRNHFVLLFIFSENISTNITSILSLFKDIFQLIQEFLKNLKIVYFFNYSLMFKFFIYVLYPFIPATIYENIIYLNDTT; from the coding sequence atataataaaattcatgaaattttatttattgaagaagatgatttttattataattatgatgaaCATAATGTATATGTCAGAAAAAAGTTTTCACCAAATTTACTTTTCCATcctttaatatatacaatcGATTGTGCATATTTTAATTTCCttctttcttttatttctGAAAGGAAAAGTAGTGattcttcattttgttttttaccaaaggaagaattaaaaacaAACGAAAGTATTAATTGTGGTGACGATACAAAATGTTGTcaaaatgtaataaataatcatCCTTTTggaaattataattttaagGAAAGTGATCATTCTCATAATTTGCACACACAAAAAAAGTTACCTGAACAAgcaataataaaaaaaagaaaaaaaaaaataataaaaaaaataaaaaaaaagataacCTATATTTATGACAACgattataattttaaacaaaattttattatcactAAAGAGGAATATGCAAACATTTGTAAAGAGTTTTCAAAAGTGtatgatattaaaaagtaCATAGATGATCAGTCTGATGAGTtatacaatttttataGGAAAGAGAGGTGTGCAGGTAAAGTGGATAACACAAATGGGGAAAATATACCAAATGGGGAAAATATACCAAATGGGGAAAATATACCAAATGGGGAAAATATACCAAATGGGGCAAATGAGCCAAGTGAGCCAAATGAGCCAAATGAGCCAAGTGAGCCAAATGAGCCAAATGAACCAAGTGAGCCAAATGAGCCAAGTGAGCCAAATGAGCCAAGTGAGCCAAATGAGCCAAGTGAGCCAAATATACCAAATGAAccatatgataaaaatcgtatgttatattttgatGATAAGAAAGAAATTATTGACATGGAACAAAGTAGATACGATATGAAAAGATTGTATGAATTTAGTTTAgagaataaaatatatatgatcGATAATAACTTGAAtgagaaaataaaaacatataatgGAGATATTACGAACATAAAAAGTCATGCTATTGTTTTGTTTgctaataataattatagaTATTCGAAAGATATCTGTAacaatttattttcatcaagTTTAATGAAAttagaagaagaagaaaggtttgaaataaagaataaaaaaagtgGAGAAGTATATTTAACAAATAGTTATgataatatacataaatatatattacatattatgttacctaaatataatagtaaatttattttagCTACACATAATACTATgaatttatgtatttatgaaattttatatgtatgttttgaaaaaaaaatagaaacCTTAACTATTccaataataaattttcatatGTTCTTCccaataaatatattcttactaacattattaaaaagtataCGTTCTCTAATTATGATCCCtcaattttataatacaatcaaaagtattatatttgtaacGAAATCgaatcatatatatttccttcTATTGAAATATATGTCCATATTTTTCCCAAGAAATAATCAAGAAAAGTATCTCTCGACCAACATATCTATAGTGGGAAATAAATATGGGGCGATTGATGTTCGGAATAGGAGCATCCGCATTTTTAAGAGTTTAAGGCGAATAAgacgaaaaaaaaaatacaatcAAATGGGAAATGTGGAAAATGTGAATAAAATGGAAAATGTGAAAAATGTGGATAATACCAATAACGTAGATAATACCAATAACGTAGATAATACCAATAACGTAGATAATACCAATAACGTAGATAATACTAATTACATGAATAACAATATTGTTGTACAAGAAAAACTTCATTTATCAGACGGTAAACAATTTCATAGTGATgattataaatttaatatatatgaaaaagaaaaaaagaacgATTTTGAAAACTATTCATATAACAAAAGTTTGTCATCTTCAAGTTATACATCGAAGAATTCGATGTCTTATGAAACATCAGACGAATCGTCACATAGTATTTCACTTTCATCATCCCATATATCTTACTCATCTTCTTCTTGTTCCACAATTTTTAAACATGGAGATACCGACTTTATCAATttaaaagatgaaaaagaaagtCATAAAAATTTCTTTCATCTAAATCAAATAGAAAGAAAAGAAGATTTAAATTTAGAAAACTGTATACGCTTAGCTTATATgtatgataaaaaaaagaaatttgAGGAActcaaaaaatattattttatttatgaatATGGATTAGATCAACTAGGTAGACATACCATCGTGATAAATTTTGTTCACTTCCCGTTAGTATATGAtaatcatttattatttttttatttaatattttattttaataatattatgagAAACCATTTTgtacttttatttattttttctgAGAACATTTCTACGAACATTACCAGTATCTTATCTCTTTTTAAGGATATTTTTCAGCTCATACAagaatttttaaaaaacttaaaaatcgtttacttttttaattattctttaatgtttaaattttttatatatgtctTATATCCTTTTATACCTGCGACCATATACGAGAACATCATTTATTTGAACGACACGACG
- a CDS encoding hypothetical protein (conserved Plasmodium protein, unknown function), with product MPENSLKEENKKGDKDREIILLGLLNLDSLYGENWFEEKEKIKKDIENKAVKLNQAFKYPSIFYEHFEFLSSDEYNYVKNNYIYSAILIYNPNISNKHNIQNKKNQGSKIKICYNGVVDSNQGQEHTATQHTTEKMNYEQRSHSKNESVDHSKNESVDHSKNESVDHSKNESVDHSKNESVDHSKNEPVDHSKNEPVDHSKNEPVDHSKNEPVDHSKNNSKDCLNHDEKHHADGNHDKKKEGIGVLVITCKKMEKVKMKHLLIKMLKKEIKVESVVLKYKENIPHLPKSNNENKQKQTEIKYLDKEENISSPFMLNKNFDVKRNNFFNMTAYIYGSSNILANTSLVQREYCDDEWAEKLRKTKKEKHENNQSTDSFSNNILIRSFTSLFKK from the exons ATGCCAGAAAATTCGTTAAAGgaagaaaacaaaaaaggAGATAAAGATCGAGAAATAATTCTTTTGGGATTATTAAATTTAGATTCTTTATATGGAGAAAATTGGtttgaagaaaaagaaaaaattaaaaaagatatagaaaataaagcTGTTAAATTAAATCAAGCATTTAAATATCCATCCATATTTTATGAACATTTTGAATTCTTATCTTCtgatgaatataattatgtaaaaaataattatatatacagtgccatacttatatataaccctaatatttctaataaacataatattcaaaacaaaaaaaacCAAGGatcaaaaattaaaatttgtTATAATGGTGTGGTAGACTCAAATCAAGGCCAAGAACATACAGCAACACAACATACAACtgaaaaaatgaattatgAGCAGAGAAGTCATTCAAAAAATGAATCAGTAGATCATTCAAAAAATGAATCAGTAGATCATTCAAAAAATGAATCAGTAGATCATTCAAAAAATGAATCAGTAGATCATTCAAAAAATGAATCAGTAGATCATTCAAAAAATGAACCAGTAGATCATTCAAAAAATGAACCAGTAGATCATTCAAAAAACGAACCAGTAGATCATTCAAAAAATGAACCAGTAGATcattcaaaaaataattctaAAGATTGTCTAAATCATGATGAAAAACACCATGCCGATGGTAATCAcgataaaaaaaaagaaggCATAGGAGTCCTTGTTATAACATgtaaaaaaatggaaaaagtaaaaatgaaacatttacttataaaaatgttaaaaaaagaaataaaagtaGAATCGGTTGTtcttaaatataaagaaaatatacCACATCTTCCTAAATCgaataatgaaaataagCAAAAACAAACTGAAATTAAATATCTTgataaagaagaaaatatcTCTTCTCCTTTTATGTTAAACAAAAATTTCGACGtcaaaagaaataattttttcaacATGACAgcttatatatatg GCTCGTCGAACATTCTGGCCAACACCAGTCTCGTACAGAGAGAATACTGCGATGATGAGTGGGCagaaaaattaagaaaaacgaaaaaagaaaaacacGAAAATAATCAAAGTACTGATAGtttttctaataatatattaattagGTCCTTCACCTCCTTGTTCAAAAAATGA